Proteins encoded by one window of Sorex araneus isolate mSorAra2 chromosome 3, mSorAra2.pri, whole genome shotgun sequence:
- the PROX2 gene encoding prospero homeobox protein 2: MEPDAGLHSPPLTEPCMEVGGSPQGRDPPIPRSQGPSSSLADPDRFGDEHIQAKRARVETIVRGMGLPASPLGSSSNPATGAGPCCVEKVRERKRKQSVPTQQGHLQPGPAGGRGSRKRGSRVREELQLLKQQLRLVQERLLPAAQPIGPMNGCGTRPWTQGDSRWQGLSKNLSRAEERGACELGAQAEEARLLPPGAQALLAILRKELSSAMSQAVDSVLQKFNRCITSQMIKWFSNFREFYYIQMEKSARQAISDGVTNAQTLVVLRDSDLFRTLNMHYNKGNDFEVPEGFLEMASLTLQEFFKAVSTGKDADPSWKKPIYKIISKLDSDIPEIFKSSNYPQELFRN; this comes from the exons ATGGAGCCCGACGCCGGCTTGCACTCTCCTCCCTTGACCGAACCCTGCATGGAAGTTGGAgggagcccacagggcagagaccCGCCCATCCCCCGGAGCCAGGGCCCCAGCTCCAGCCTCGCCGACCCGGACCGGTTTGGGGATGAGCACATCCAGGCCAAGAGGGCGAGAGTGGAGACCATTGTCCGAGGGATGGGCCTCCCTGCCAGCCCTTTGGGGTCAAGCAGCAACCCGGCCACCGGCGCTGGCCCGTGCTGCGTGGAGAAGGTCCGGGAGCGGAAGAGGAAGCAGAGTGTCCCCACGCAGCAAGGCCATCTGCAGCCAGGCCCTGCGGGGGGCCGGGGCAGCAGGAAGAGGGGCTCTCGGGTGAGGGAAGAACTGCAGCTGCTGAAGCAGCAGCTGAGGCTCGTGCAGGAGCGCCTCCTGCCGGCGGCCCAGCCCATCGGGCCCATGAATGGCTGCGGGACACGGCCCTGGACTCAGGGCGACAGTCGCTGGCAGGGTTTGAGCAAGAACCTCTCTAGGGCTGAAGAACGTGGAGCCTGTGAGCTGGGTGCCCAGGCCGAGGAGGCCAGGCTCCTGCCCCCCGGAGCACAGGCCCTGCTGGCGATCCTGCGCAAAGAACTGAGCAGCGCCATGTCCCAGGCCGTGGACTCTGTGCTACAGAAG TTCAACCGCTGCATTACCTCCCAGATGATCAAGTGGTTCAGCAATTTCCGTGAGTTTTATTACATCCAAATGGAGAAATCTGCTCGACAAGCAATCTCGGATGGTGTCACAAATGCCCAGACGTTGGTGGTTCTCCGAGACTCGGATTTGTTCCGAACTCTGAATATGCACTATAACAAGGGGAATGACTTTGAG GTCCCGGAAGGCTTCCTGGAAATGGCCAGCTTGACGCTACAGGAGTTCTTCAAGGCTGTCTCCACGGGGAAAGACGCCGATCCTTCCTGGAAGAAACCCATTTACAAAATCATTTCGAAACTGGACAGTGACATCCCGGAGATTTTCAAGTCTTCTAACTACCCCCAGGAGCTGTTTCGAAATTAA